The Planktothrix agardhii NIES-204 genomic interval ACCGGGTTTCATCATGGGTTCTAATACTCGATCGGCTAAGGGCCCAACGGTTAAATGGGATAGAATTAAAAGCGATCGCTCAACAACACTTTGTAAAGAAAATATCCGTCCTTGTAATTCAAAGGGGATTTTAGATTGCCAAATTGTATGGTTACTACTAACAATAAAGGGACGGGCAAATAAATAACCAAATCCTCCAATTCCAGCCAAGAAAACCGAAGGTCTAAACCCGCCTAAACAAAGACATAAACCCTGTAAACCGACTAACCATAAAATTGCTTTAATTCGGTTTTTAGGGCCGCCCCAAACACTGACAGCGAGGCTTCCGAGGAGCATTCCACAACCGCTAATTGATAAAATCAATCCTAATTCTTTACTGCTGGCAAAGGTTAAGACCACCGGCCAGAATAAAATAGCAAGCATTCCTTCTGTAAAGTAAGTTATTGCAAAAAAGCTTAATAATTTTTTTAAACCGGGACGGATGAGAATATAATTCCAGGCGGACAGATTTTCTTGCCAAAGTCGTTTAAAGTTTAGGGGTTGTTGTTGAGATTTTGAAGGTTCTACTTTAGGAAAACGTACAATTAATAAGGTAATTAACCCTAAAATAAAGGTTCCTGAATCAATAATTAAAATCGAACCAATGCCAATACTACTAACTAAAATTCCTGCAACAGTTGGGCCAGAAATTTTAGCGATCGCCCTAGAAACTTGTACCATGCCATTAGCACGATTTAAGTCATTGCGGGGAACTAATTGGGGAATGGAGGCCATATAAGCGGGCCATTGGAAGGCGCCTGAGATGGAACTCACGCACACCGCAACGTAAATATGCCAAACTTCTAAACGGTTGGAAAATACCAAACCCATTAAAATTAGCGTTCCGACCGCCGCAATAATATCATTAATAATCATCGCGCCGCGACGACTCGAACGGTCTACAATAGCCCCTGCGAGGGGGGAAATCAACAGGTTAGGAAGATGAATACAAACAGAAATCAGGGCAAACTGGGTAATGGAACCTGTGGTTTGATACACCCAAACCCCCAAGGCAAATTCGGTTAAGCTGGAACCAAACATCGAAACAATTTGTCCCAACCAAACCAGCAAAAAAGTCGGCATACGTTCTTTGTCCCACAGTTTCATCAGTTATAGCTTGCCTATATTAAGTATTGTAAAGAGCATTTGTCAATCGAGGTCTTCGCCATGACTTGCTAATTCTGTTATCTTAAAATCCAATACGGTCTTTTTTGGTTAGTCTCAATTATTCAGAAATAGTCTGTACAAATTCAATATTAATCAAATTCATGGGTAAATTAAATATCATCTGCTACCCCTATTTTTAAAGAAACAATTACTATCAAGGAGGATTCGGCCCAATTCAAGCAATTGAGGATTCAATTACCTTAGAAATTAAACCTCTAACAGTATTAATGGGACTTAAACAAATTTCAAGCCCAAACTATCTTTCTAAGTTGCGAATACGTCCTAATTTTCCAGGACTTACGCAAATTTGGGGATGTAACCCTAAATGTAGGGGTAATTCTAATAATTTCTGGGATTAAACTTCAACATATTCGGATATAGCCATAGGTTCAGGAATCGGTAAGCCTTCGATTTCTAACCCTTCCAGATGAAAAATAATCGCTTCTCTAATTTCGGTTTCGATTTCTTCTATGGTGTAACCCGTCGCCACACATCCGGGCAAATCTGGAACATAAGCAGAATAGTTCATAGCCGCTTTTTCAATAACAATTGCATAACGTTTCATGGGTTAATTTCTCCTAAAATTTAAAGATTAATTTGAGCTTGTTTAATAATACTGTTTAATGTTCCTGGTGCTAAATCATCTGATAGTTTACCAGGAACCGTGACTAGACCAGACTTTAGAAGATGTTTAAATTGTCGGTGGCTTCCTCTAGTCCTTGCTAAATACCAACCTTCTTCTTCTAATCGTTTAATAATATCTTTTACTTTCATCCTAGTGCCTTTTCTTTTAACAGTATATCATTTATATTTGCATCATTCAACCTAATTATTAAAATCAAACTAACTATTTTAATCGATCAAACCCGTAGGGGCGGGTTCGACAAAATCTGACAAATCCCACAAACAATCTTTGTAAACCCGCCCCACCCCACAGAAAAAATCGTAGTGAGTCCTTTAGGACTCAGAGGCGTGAACGCCTCACCGCACATTCTAGTAATTTGTATCTTGAGATAATTTCAGCAATTTGTTGATAGATTTGTTCATCAGTAAATTGGAAATTATTGGACATTAGTGGAAATTAAGAATAATGCTTCCGAGAAACCGGGTTTCTGCAATAACTTTTGCTACTAACAAAAAGCTCAATTAAGAAACCCGGTTTCTGAACCCCCTAACAGGTAACGAAATGCTCAAATAACGAAAATTGGGTCAAACAGAACCCCCAAAAACTCGACTTGATAAAGGGCTGAAATTGTTAGAGATTAAAGCTTACAGCTGTTCTTGATGCGAGAGAAGACCGACCCACCCTTGACGCGCGATAAGACCTCCACCCATCCGACAAAGGCCCTAACCAACAAACCATACCCCAGCCCACCACACACACCAAACCCAACAACCCGATAAACATATCAGTAAAATCAGGCCATATTAAGCTAAACAAAAAACCAAAGGTCACCAAAACACCAAAACACACCCAAAAAGAGACAAAAACCCAGGCGCACGCACCGAGAAACCAGGCGAGCCATGAAACAGGCGCACGCACGCCAACTACAACCGGGAGGTGGCCAACAGGAGCTTGCAAAGAAAAGGCCAGATCATCGTAGTCCATCCAACTGCTGTTCTTTCTCCATCCGACTCGATCGCCAAGCTTACATTCTGTCTCGTAGTCTACCTTACTTCCGGCTTCCAGCCAAATGTTCTTCTGGACACTGAAACCAAAGCGACCACTACTGTATTTTACCCAAAGTTTGTCAATCGTGCGTAAATCTTCGCAGGGGAAATTATCAATTGAGTTTTTATCTAAGCATCCTTCCTTTGTTCTTCCTGCTACTTCTAACATTTTTTTAGCTGTTTCTTGGTCAGCTTCTTTCCACTTTCCAGATTTTAATAGTTGTTCTAATTGATCATAATTAACACCTTTAGCTGACTTTAATGCAATATCATGCTGGGGTGTTTGTATAGATGTTGGTTTAACGGTTAATTGTAAAGCATCTAATACTTCTTGAGCCGTTTGAAAGCGTTTTTTCGTTCCCTGTTGCAGCAGTTTATCTAAAACTTGACCTAAGCGATCGCTCACTTTAACGGTTAAATAATCTCGCCACACCCAGTCACTTTCATTGACATCAAATAAATCAAACGGTTCAATATTGGTTAATAAATGAATACAAGTTACCCCTAAACTATATAAATCACTGGCAAAAGTCGGTTTTCCCATCGCTTGTTCAGGTGCAGTATATTGGGCTGAACCAATAACTGTTCCTGTTACCGCTAACGCCGTTATAGTGGCTGCTTTAGCTGCTCCAAAATCCACTAAAAATAATTTATTATCGCTCTTTCTTCTAATAATATTTTCCGGTTTAATATCTCGATGAATTACCAGTTTTTGATGAATAAACGCTAAAACAGGCAATAAATCTACTAAAAGATTAATGATTTTAGTTTCTGAAAATACCCCGGTTTTGGCTAATTCTTGAGCTAAATTTTGTCCTTCAATATATTCTTGAACTAAATATTGACGGTCATCTTGGATAAAATAGGCGAATAATTCAGGAATTTGTTGATGTTTGCCTAATTGTTCTAATTGTATAGCTTCTCGTTTAAACAGTTCCTCAGCTTTTTCTTGATTATTCGTCCCTTGCGCTTGGGGAAAAAACTGTTTAATCACACAATAGGGTTGAGACAGTTTATATTCATCAACCGCTTGAAACGTTCTGCCAAACCCCCCTTGTTCTAATATTTTTAACGCACGATATCGTTCTTTTAATAGTAATTTAGAACCACATTTTTGACAAAAAATTGTGGTTTTGAGGTTGGGTTGGAGGCAATCGGGGTTAAGACATTGACTCATGGTTAAGGACTGGGGTGAGGATGGGACGATGCAATTAATTCAATATTATCACAACTGAATTCTAATATTATCAAATATTATTTTATTGGGATTTTAGCGATCGCTTTTTCCCCTCGTAGTGAGTCCTTCAGGACTCAGCCCTAAAGGGCTTACTACAATTTATATCGGAAACTACAACCTAAAATATACGGTTTGCCACAATACCAAAACCGATCGCAGTTCCTACAGTAGTAGATGTGAACAACAAAGGGCAGCCGTCCAAAGTTGAAGTCAAACCGTCCTAAACAAGTTCGGTAAACACACCTTCAAGGAATGGACAAACCGCCCGCAGTATAGAGATAAGCAATCGTATCTTAAAAACTGTATGGAAATTGGACTCGCCGAGTCCAGAAGTCGAATTAAAACGACTAACCTCAAACAGAATCTAACTTTTTTGTAGTAAATTGGAGAACACTAAAGAATATGGGAAAAGTAGTAGGCATTGACTTAGGAACCACTAACTCTTGCGTCGCCGTGATGGAAGGGGGAAAACCCACCGTAATTGCTAATGCGGAAGGGTTACGCACCACACCTTCAGTGGTAGCTTTTGCTAAAAATGGTGACGAACTGGTGGGTCAAATTGCCAAACGTCAGTCGGTAATGAACCCCGAAAATACCTTTTATTCGGTTAAACGGTTTATCGGACGCAAATCAGAAGAAGTTAACAACGAATCTAAAGAAGTTTCTTATAAGGTGCTGCGTGATAGCAGTGGTAATGTTAAATTAGATTCCCCCGCCCGCAATAAACAATTTGCCCCGGAAGAAATCTCCGCCAAAGTGTTGAGAAAACTGGTTGATGATGCCAGTAAATATTTAGGCGAAACCGTTAGAGAAGCTGTTATTACCGTTCCTGCTTATTTTAACGACTCCCAACGTCAAGCGACTAAAGACGCGGGTAAAATTGCCGGAATTGAAGTTAAACGGATTATTAACGAACCTACCGCCGCTTCTTTGGCTTATGGTTTAGAACAAAAAAGTAACGAAACTATTTTAGTTTTTGACTTAGGGGGCGGTACTTTTGATGTCTCAATTTTAGAAGTCGGCGATGGGGTTTTTGAAGTATTATCAACCTCTGGAGATACTCACCTGGGAGGAGATGATTTTGATAAGAAAATTGTTGACTACCTAGCGGAAGAATTTCAAAGAAATGAGGGCGTTGACCTTCGCAAAGATAAACAAGCCCTGCAACGGTTAACCGAAGCCTCGGAAAAAGCTAAACAAGAACTGTCTAGCGTTACCCAAACCGAAATTAACCTGCCTTTTATTACGGCGACCCAAGATGGCCCGAAACATCTGGATATGACCTTAACCCGGGCAAAATTTGAGCAGTTATGTTCTGATTTAATTGACCGTTGTTTGACGCCCGTTGAGAAGGCCATCACTGATTCTAAACTGAAGAAATCTGATATTGATGAAGTGGTGTTAGTCGGAGGTTCTACCCGAATTCCTGCGATTCAAAAATTAGTTCGGGATGCCTTGGGTAAAGAACCAAACCAAACCGTTAACCCCGATGAAGTGGTGGCTTTAGGTGCTGCTATTCAAGCTGGGGTGTTATCAGGTGAAGTTAAAGACATTCTGCTGTTAGACGTCACTCCGTTGTCCTTGGGTGTGGAAACCCTCGGTGGGGTGATGACTAAAATTATTCCGCGTAACACTACTATTCCTACTAAGAAATCGGAAGTGTTCTCAACGGCGGTGGATGGTCAAACTAACGTAGAAATCCATGTTCTCCAAGGGGAACGGGAAATGTCGAACGATAACAAGAGTTTGGGAACTTTCCGCCTGGATGGTATTCCCCCCGCGCCCCGTGGTGTTCCTCAAATTGAGGTGATTTTTGATATCGACGCCAACGGGATTTTGAACGTTACCGCCAAGGATAAGGGGACTGGAAAAGAACAGTCTATCAGTATTACGGGCGCGTCTACCCTCCCCAATGACGAAGTACAACGGATGGTACGGGAAGCTGAACAAAATGCCGCCACCGACAAAGAACGTCGGGAACGCATTGAACGCAAAAACCAAGCCGATACCCTTTCCTATCAAGCGGAAAAACAGCTTCAAGAGTTAGGTGATAAGGTTCCCGAAGCCGATAAAACCAAGATTGAAGGGATGGTGAAGGAATTGCGGGAAGCGATCGCCCAGGATGATGATGATAAAATTAAAACCCTAACTACGGATTTACAACAAGCGTTATTTGCGGTGGGTTCTAATATCTATCAACAAGCTGGTGGCGGTGTTCCTCCTGAAGACGGTGGCCCTGGTGCTGGCGGTTCCACCCCCCCAGGGGGCGGTGATGATGTGATTGATGCTGACTTCACCGAATCTAAATAATTTCGTTGTTGTGCTTTAGCACCATCATTCCTCCCTCCTTTATTTTAAGTAGGGGGGAATTTTTATTATAAAATACAAACAAAATGAAATCTATAAAACCCTCAAATTCTGATCCTGAAAGAACTATTATTGTCCGCAGAATGCGAAGTCTGAGTACCCTTTTAGATAATGCTATTCGAGTTCCTGGTACATCAATTGGGTTGGGAATTGATCCGATTTTAGGGTTAATTCCTGGGGGTGGGGATATATTAGGAGGAGTGTTATCTATTTATATTGTATTTGAGGCATTTAAGTTGGGTTTACCCAGGGAAACTTTAATTACAATGGTATCCAATATTGCCTTAGAAACTATTACGGGAACTGTCCCGGTATTTGGAGATATTTTTGATGTCGCTTGGAAAGCTAATGTTAAAAACGTTGAACTTTTAGAAGATTACGTTAATTCCCCTGAACTGGGGGAAAAAGCCGATCCTTGGTTTGTTTTTCTATTATTGGGGGGATTATTATTATTAATTATATTAATTGCTATTGTCGGTATTGCCGTTTTAGCATTTATTTTTAATAGATTAAGTGCTATGTTTTAATGGTGGTAAAATTTATTCCCCCCTTTTTTTTAATAGTTTTTGGGGGGGATAAATTATTGGCAACTTCACAAATAATAGGTATTACAATCTATTTAGGATTGCTGGATATATTCGGTTTTCTCAACATTAGAGATTTAGGCTGAGATTTCGGCTGAACGCGATAAACTTTGAATTTGTTTAATGCAATACTAGCCGATTGTGCGACTGAAATCTGAGGATCTCGGAGTGCTTTCTGTAAAATCGGAATCACTTGATGAGAGGGTATTTTTCCTAATGCAATAATCGCTTCTTGACGAACACTTGGATCAATATCTTGACTTAATCGAGTTAAAAGAGGAATGCTTTGTTGGACTTCTCGACTTAATCGACCGGAAGCTGTAAGTTTCCCTAATGTTGAAGCAACAGCATAACGAACTTGAGGGTTAGAATGTTGTAAATATCCAGTTAATATGTTAGTAGATCCAAAATTTCCTGATGATCCAATTGCTGAAATTTGTTGAATCAATTCTTCTTCTGATGAAGTTTTGGTTGGAGGTAATGTGATATTTTCTGTTTGAATATTTGTCGTGGGTAATGTTATAATTTCCTCGACGGTAGGAGATGCTAAAACCGGAGATTCTTCTACAATTTCTTCAATGGTAGGAGATGCTAAAATCGGAGATTCTTCTACAATTTCTTCAATGGTAGGAGATGCTAAAACCGGAGATTCTTCTACAATTTCTTCAATGGTAGGAGATGCTAAAACCGGAGATTCTTCTACAATTTCTTCAATGGTAGGAGATGCTAAAACCGGAGATTCTTCTACAATTTCTTCAATGGTAGGAGATGCTAAAACCGGAGATTCTTCTACAATTTCTTCAATGGTAGGAGATGCTAAAACCGGAGATTCTTCTACAATTTCTTCAATGGTAGGAGATGCTAAAACCGGAGATTCTTCTACAATTTCTTCAATGGTAGGAGATGCTAAAACCGGAGATTCTTCTACAATTTCTTCAATGGTAGGAGATGCTAAAACCGGAGATTCTTCTACAATTTCTTCAATGGTAGGAGATGCTAAAACCGGAGATTCTTCTACAATTTCTTCAATGGTAGGAGATGCTAAAACCGGAGATTCTTCTACAATTTCTTCAATGGTAGGAGATGCTAAAACCGGAGATTCTTCTACAATTTCTTCAATGGTAGGAGATGCTAAAACCGGAGATTCTTCTACAATTTCTTCAATGGTAGGAGATGCTAAAACCGGAGATTCTTCTACAATTTCTTCAATGGTAGGAGATGCTAAAACCGGAGATTCTTCTACAATTTCTTCAATGGTAGGAGATGCTAAAACCGGAGATTCTTCTACAATTTCTTCAATGGTAGGAGATGCTAAAACCGGAGATTCTTCTACAATTTCTTCAATGGTAGGAGATGCTAAAACCGGAGATTCTTCTACAATTTCTTCAATGGTAGGAGATGCTAAAACCGGAGATTCTTCTACAATTTCTTCAATGGTAGGAGATGCTAAAATCGGAGATTCTTCTACAATTTCTTCAATGGTAGGAGATGCTAAAATCGGAGATTCTGGTTGAATTTCAGATTCAACCGCTTGATTTGTAGAAAACTGACTCACCTGTGCTTGACTGGCTTCTAATTCAGAATTTACCTCCTCTAACATTGTTTGATACTGAATCAAAAAGTCATTGAGTTTTATAACTTCAGCTTCACTTTCTTGCAATTGTTCTGTCAGTTGTGCAACCTGAGTTTCAGATTCAAAAAGAGATTGATTCAGTTGTTGAACTTGAGTATCTTTCTCCTGTAACTGCACACTCATCTGTTCAAGTTGAGCTTGATATTGATTTTCCGATGTTTCTATTGCTTGCTGAAGTTGATTTTGATATTTTTGTTCTGACTCTTGAATAGTTTGTTGAGTCCGAATCAGATATAATTTGTCTTGTTCCTCTCGTTGCTGACGATTGTTTTCCTCTATACTCTTTTTTTGATTGGAGATCTGTTTGTCAAACCACCAGTAGGCAAGTCCTACACCTACCACGAATCCAATAATTAACGTAACCACTAAATTGCCGAAAGCCATACAATCACTCCTATTTTATCGAAACCTAACGTAGTTCTCTCACGATATGTATTACAAATCTTAACTAAACAGAATAAATCCCAAAATATTAGTTTAGGATTTTATAGACTATAAGTTGCTTATTTTGAATCGTCAATCCAAATGTCAACTAAATCCATCACTGTTTGCGCTCACATCTTTGTCTGAAGACAAATACATTGGCTAGGATACTACTATACCCAAAAACAAGCAAGGTGATCCAAACTGCTATTGATCAAAGACCAGTCCAGTCCCAATTCAAGAATTTGCCTTTCCCCTGAGTACCTGGCCAATAATTGTAGAATTTGTGTTCAGCCAATAACTTCAGTACCTCCCAACGGTGGGTTAAGTTAAAATTAAGGCTTTATAAATTAGTATCAAAAGCTACAGTTAACCGTTATCATGTTTTGATTTGTTGAAATGTACGGAATTCCTGCCCGTTCGCGGCGGGGAGGATGTCAAATTTCAAGTATAGTAGTGCACAGGAAACAGAGAACAGAAATAATGTACCATATAGGTTTCGGCACGATTCTATGTTCTGACCTTTCTGGTGACTACTAGAACTCTAAAAGATAGGGGCTAAAGGCTGTGCAATTTCAATCTTACGATCCGGGTGAATTTTACGATGAACTGTTTGTGGCGAAAGGACAACCTCGTTCCTATGCAGCCCAGTTAATTGATCGAATTAATTCTTTATCCCCAGGGGATTTAGAAATTCGACAGGAAGCGGCTAAAACAGCAATGATGAAATTAGGAGCAACTTTTAACGTTTATAATGATAGTGAAGGAACAGAAAGAATATTACCCTTTGACTTAATTCCTAGAATTGTTTCTGCTTCAGAATGGTCTCATTTAGAAAGCGGATTGAAGCAACGTATTTATGTATTAAATCTATTTATTAATGATATTTATGGGGAACAAAAAATTGTTAAAGATGGAATTATTCCCGAAGAATTAATCCTGTCTTCTAAAGGATTTCTTAAACCCTGTATGGGGTTAAAACCTCCTAAAGGAATTTGGTGTCATATTACAGGTACAGATTTAGTTAGAGATCAAGAGGGAAAATGGTACGTTCTGGAAGATAATTTGCGCTGTCCATCGGGGGTTTCCTATGTTTTAGAAAATCGCCGGGTAATGAAAAGCACATTTCCCCAACTTTTTGCTAAATTAGGGATTCAACCCGTTGATGAATACCCTAGTCATTTATTAGATACCTTGCTCAATTTAGTGGGGGATCATATTACTAATCCGACGGTTGTTGTTTTAACTCCGGGGATGTACAATTCCGCCTACTTTGAACACTCATTTTTAGCCCAACAAATGGGGGTAGAATTAGTCGAAGGACGGGATTTAGTGGTCAGTGATGGCTATGTGCAGATGCGAAACACTAAGGGTTTACAACGGGTGGATGTGATTTATCGCAGAATTGATGATAATTTCATTGATCCGTTAGTTTTTAATCCTGAATCAATGTTAGGGGTTCCCGGGTTAACGGAAGTGTATCGAAATGGTCGGGTTGCTCTGGCGAATGCTTTGGGAACTGGAATTGCAGATGATAAAGTGATTTATGCTTATGTTCCCCAAATGACTCAATATTATTTAGGAGAAGAACAAATTTTATCCAATGTTCCGACCTATTTATGTTGGGAACCTAAACAACTGAAATATGTGCTAGATAATCTCGATAAATTAGTCGTTAAAGCGGCGAATGAAGCGGGAGGATATGGGATGTTAATTGGAACCCAATCTACCGAAGCAGAACGTCAAGAATTTGCCCAAAAAATCAAGGCGAATCCCCGAAATTATATTGCACAACCAACATTATCTCTATCTCGCGTTCCAACCTTATTAGGAGATACTTTTGAAGGGTGTCACGTTGATTTAAGACCCTATATTTTATATGGTGAGGATATCTATGTTCATCCAGGGGGATTAACCCGGGTGGCGATGAAAAAAGGGTCATTAGTTGTTAATTCTTCTCAAGGAGGAGGGACTAAGGATACTTGGGTTTTATGTGAATAAATCTGTGATCGGATTTCATGGATTTTTTGGGGGTGGCTTCATCTTATTAAACAGTAAACCATTAACAATTTTTAATATGTTAAGTCGTGTTGCAGATTCTATTTATTGGTTAAATCGTTATGTAGAACGGGCGGAAAATATTGCTCGTTTTATTGACGTTAATCAAAATTTATTATTAGATTCTCCTTCTGGTGTTCAACAACAGTGGAAACCAATTATTGTCACAACGGGAGATTTAGAACTGTTTAAAGAACGTTATGGAGAGGCGACCGCAGAAAATGTGATCCGATTTTTGACCTTTGATAGTAATTATCCCAGTTCTATTTTATCTTGTTTACGGGCTGCCCGGGAAAATGCTCGTTCCGTTCGAGAAATTATTTCCTCGGAAATGTGGGAACAGGTGAATGAATTTTATATGATGGTTAGAGATGCGGCTTTGGGAGATAGTTCCTCTCAACTCTCCGACTTTTTCTATCAAGTGAAAATGCGCGGACACCTGTTTGCGGGGGTGATGGATGCTACGATGTCCCATAATGAAGGGTGGCATTTTGGCAATATGGGGAGATTATTAGAACGGGCGGATAAAACCTCTCGAATTTTAGATGTTAAGTATTATATTTTGTTACCTTCCGTACAGGATGTGGGAACAACTATTGATGAAATTCAGTGGATTGCATTGTTGAAATCTGCTAGTGCTTATGAAATGTATCGGAAACGCAAACAACACCGAATTACACCCTCTAGGGTGGTAGAATTTTTAATCTTGGATCGGGAGTTTCCCCGTTCAATTCAATATTGTTTGTTACAAGCGGAGCGATCACTTCAATGTATCACTGGAACTAGCCCCGGAACCTGGCAAAATCCTGCCGAACGGGAGTTAGGACGGTTACGTTCTGAACTCGATTATCTGACGATTGAAGAAATTATGCAAACAGGAATTCATGAATTTTTAGATGATTTGCAACATCGGATGAATCATGTTGGTGAGCGAATTTATGAAGATTTTTTTGCTCTAAAACCAGTTGTTAGTCCCCTTTTATCGAGTCAAACTCAGGCTAGTTCATGATCCATCCAGCCCCCAAGACTTTCAAACCTTCCGTTTCAATAGCCCATAATAACTTAGTAGCCGTTAACGGATTTTGGAGGATATCACAACCGCCAAGGCAGTTAGGACAAAGACGGATCTTGGAACCCAGACAGTGAAGTATTTTCTCCGGATGTTCCCTTCCCCCCTAGCCCCCCGTGCACGGGGGGCTAGGGGGGGCTGTTCCGGTGTTCCCTGCTATATCACCAAAATTGGGATTGAGCAGCAACTTTTAAAATTCGTCAGTTGCCATGACCGGGCGTGGTAAAATGTGTAAAAATTCGCCCAAATAATTTTTCCCA includes:
- a CDS encoding serine/threonine protein kinase encodes the protein MSQCLNPDCLQPNLKTTIFCQKCGSKLLLKERYRALKILEQGGFGRTFQAVDEYKLSQPYCVIKQFFPQAQGTNNQEKAEELFKREAIQLEQLGKHQQIPELFAYFIQDDRQYLVQEYIEGQNLAQELAKTGVFSETKIINLLVDLLPVLAFIHQKLVIHRDIKPENIIRRKSDNKLFLVDFGAAKAATITALAVTGTVIGSAQYTAPEQAMGKPTFASDLYSLGVTCIHLLTNIEPFDLFDVNESDWVWRDYLTVKVSDRLGQVLDKLLQQGTKKRFQTAQEVLDALQLTVKPTSIQTPQHDIALKSAKGVNYDQLEQLLKSGKWKEADQETAKKMLEVAGRTKEGCLDKNSIDNFPCEDLRTIDKLWVKYSSGRFGFSVQKNIWLEAGSKVDYETECKLGDRVGWRKNSSWMDYDDLAFSLQAPVGHLPVVVGVRAPVSWLAWFLGACAWVFVSFWVCFGVLVTFGFLFSLIWPDFTDMFIGLLGLVCVVGWGMVCWLGPLSDGWRSYRASRVGRSSLASRTAVSFNL
- a CDS encoding chaperone protein DnaK, which codes for MGKVVGIDLGTTNSCVAVMEGGKPTVIANAEGLRTTPSVVAFAKNGDELVGQIAKRQSVMNPENTFYSVKRFIGRKSEEVNNESKEVSYKVLRDSSGNVKLDSPARNKQFAPEEISAKVLRKLVDDASKYLGETVREAVITVPAYFNDSQRQATKDAGKIAGIEVKRIINEPTAASLAYGLEQKSNETILVFDLGGGTFDVSILEVGDGVFEVLSTSGDTHLGGDDFDKKIVDYLAEEFQRNEGVDLRKDKQALQRLTEASEKAKQELSSVTQTEINLPFITATQDGPKHLDMTLTRAKFEQLCSDLIDRCLTPVEKAITDSKLKKSDIDEVVLVGGSTRIPAIQKLVRDALGKEPNQTVNPDEVVALGAAIQAGVLSGEVKDILLLDVTPLSLGVETLGGVMTKIIPRNTTIPTKKSEVFSTAVDGQTNVEIHVLQGEREMSNDNKSLGTFRLDGIPPAPRGVPQIEVIFDIDANGILNVTAKDKGTGKEQSISITGASTLPNDEVQRMVREAEQNAATDKERRERIERKNQADTLSYQAEKQLQELGDKVPEADKTKIEGMVKELREAIAQDDDDKIKTLTTDLQQALFAVGSNIYQQAGGGVPPEDGGPGAGGSTPPGGGDDVIDADFTESK
- a CDS encoding major facilitator superfamily transporter, giving the protein MKLWDKERMPTFLLVWLGQIVSMFGSSLTEFALGVWVYQTTGSITQFALISVCIHLPNLLISPLAGAIVDRSSRRGAMIINDIIAAVGTLILMGLVFSNRLEVWHIYVAVCVSSISGAFQWPAYMASIPQLVPRNDLNRANGMVQVSRAIAKISGPTVAGILVSSIGIGSILIIDSGTFILGLITLLIVRFPKVEPSKSQQQPLNFKRLWQENLSAWNYILIRPGLKKLLSFFAITYFTEGMLAILFWPVVLTFASSKELGLILSISGCGMLLGSLAVSVWGGPKNRIKAILWLVGLQGLCLCLGGFRPSVFLAGIGGFGYLFARPFIVSSNHTIWQSKIPFELQGRIFSLQSVVERSLLILSHLTVGPLADRVLEPMMKPGGLLADSIGQIIGVGAGRGSGLLFMLIGILNIVAALIAYQMPRLRRVEKEIPDAIAVIS
- a CDS encoding YcfA family protein; amino-acid sequence: MKVKDIIKRLEEEGWYLARTRGSHRQFKHLLKSGLVTVPGKLSDDLAPGTLNSIIKQAQINL